The following nucleotide sequence is from Streptomyces bathyalis.
GAGGGGATGCACGGCGGAGCAGACCGCCTCTTGGTGGAGGAGTTCCTCCGCTTCGCGGCGGCCGGCGGACCGACGGAGACCTCGCCGCTCGCGGCACGTGAGGCGGTCGCGGCGGGGCACGCTGCCGCGACGTCGCTGCGCTCGGGGAGCGTTCCTGTCGAAGTGCCGCCGCTTCCTGAGGAGTTGGTGTCCTACTACGCACAGGGACAGCCCTGAGAAAGGCAACGGGCGCCACACGACGTCGAGTTGTGGACGGGGCGTGCGGGGGAATGCTCCCCGCATGAACCGGCCTGCGGAGCTGCTCCGCCATGACCGCGTCGAGCTGCGCCGCTGGCGCTACCGCGACGCCGACGTGCACTACCGCGTGGTCACGGAATCGCTCGCCCACCTCGTGCCGTGGATGCCGTGGGCCGACGAGGGCTACAGCCCTGATTCGTCCCTCGAATTCGTGACCAGGTGCGAGCGTGAATGGGCCGAGGGCAAGGCGTACAACTACGCGGTGTCGGTGGAGGGTTCGACCGTGGGCAGCTGCGGCCTGATGCGCCGCATCGGCCCCGGGGGCCTGGAGATCGGTTACTGGATACACCCCTCGTGGACGCGGCGGGGCCTCGCGACCGCTGCCGCGGCGGCACTGCTGCGCGAGGCGTTCTCGCTGCCCGGGATCGACGTGGTGGAGATCCACAACGACGAGGCCAACGAGGCCAGCGGGGGAGTGCCGATGCGACTGGGCTTCACCGAGGTCGAGCGGCGGCGCGCCATCGAGGGCCCGGCGGCGCCGGGCGAGTCGGGTGTCGAGGTCGTCTGGCGGGCCCTGCGAGGCCGTACGCCCCTGCCTCCCCAAGCTGATCCCGCGACGGCCGGTCAGGTCGAGGCGGGCTGAGGGACTGCCGGGGCGGGGCGACAGCCGGGGGCGGGGCGACAGCCGGGGGCGGAGCGACGGCCGGGGCACGGCAACGGCCCTGACGGCGCTACCAGTTGTTCACGGAACGCAGCAGGATGCGCTCGATCTCCTCCTCACCCACCGGGCGGGGGCAGGTCGACAGCAGGCGCTGCTGCTTCATCGTCCCCGGCACCAGGTCCGGCACGTCGCTCTCGCCGTAGCCGACGGCGCCGATGCCGTTGGGGATGCCGATGTCGCGCATCAAATCGACGAGCACCTGCGGCAGTTGCTCGACGGGGTCGGGGAGCCGCTCCGTCCGCGGCGCCAGCAGTTCCGCGGCCCGCAGATGACGCTCGGGAGCGGAGGGGAAGCTGAACCGGAATGCCTCCGGCGCCGTCAGTGAGACCGCCTGCCCGTGCGGCACCATCGGCTCGTCCTGCGGGTAGCCGGCGGGACGGTAGTCCTTCACCATGCCGGCGATCGGGTAGCCGTTGGCGTGCGGGATGTGGACGCCCGAGTTCCCGAAGCCCATTCCCGCGAAGGTCGCCGCCATCATCATGTCCGTACGCGCCTCGACGTCCTCGGCCCCGCCGTGCACGGCCCGCCGGAAGGACTTCGCGATCAGTTCCAGCGCCCTCTCGCACCACAGGTCGGAGACCGGGTTCGAGCCGCAGTACGTCACCCGCTCCTCGGGCTTGCGCCGGCCCGAATCCCCGTACCACTTGGCCGTGTACGACTCGAGGGCGTGGCAGACGATGTCCATGCCCGCCGACGCGGTGACCTCGGGCGGAAGGCTCATCGTCAGCAGCGGGTCGACCACCGCGAGCGTGGGACGCAGCCGCCAGTGACTGATGCCGGTCTTGACCTTCATCGACAGGACGTCCAGCACACACATGGCTGTCGACTCGGCGCCCGTGCCGGCCGTCGTCGGTACGGCGACGAGCGGCTTGAGCTGGTGCGGCGGCACCTCGGCCCGTCCGATCGGCTTGTTGACGTAGTCCATCAGCTCGCCGGAGCAGGACGTGAGCAGGTTGACCGCCTTCGCGGTATCGATGGCCGAGCCGCCGCCGACGGCCACGAACCCGTCCCACGGGCCCTGGGCACGCGCATACTCGACGGCCCTCTCGAAGGCGGCGTCGCTCGGTTCGATGTGCACGCCGTCGAAGACCTCCGCGGTGATGCCGTACCGCTTCAGGTTCTCGGCCACGCGCTGCGGAATCCCGAGGGCGGCGACGCCGGGGTCGGTCAGTACGAGCACACGCTCCACCCCGAACTGCGCCATGTCGAAGCCGATCTCGTCGGAGGCGCCGGCACCGAACTTCAGCGGGGGCGCACCCCAGGTGAAAATCGTCTCCTCGGCCGGGTCCACGTCGCTGCCAGTGCTCATCGGAAGTACGCCTCCACGCTCGCGGTTGAGGAAGGAACCAGCCGTGCCGGTCTCTCAACTGCGGGTGCCCGCGCGCGACCACCGCGACACGGACGCTGGGATTCCGCCTCGCCGGAACCGGCTGCCCGGCCCGCCCGGCCCCGTGGCCTCACGGTCGCCCGCCTGGCCTCACGGTCGCC
It contains:
- a CDS encoding GNAT family N-acetyltransferase; this encodes MNRPAELLRHDRVELRRWRYRDADVHYRVVTESLAHLVPWMPWADEGYSPDSSLEFVTRCEREWAEGKAYNYAVSVEGSTVGSCGLMRRIGPGGLEIGYWIHPSWTRRGLATAAAAALLREAFSLPGIDVVEIHNDEANEASGGVPMRLGFTEVERRRAIEGPAAPGESGVEVVWRALRGRTPLPPQADPATAGQVEAG
- a CDS encoding hydroxyacid-oxoacid transhydrogenase gives rise to the protein MSTGSDVDPAEETIFTWGAPPLKFGAGASDEIGFDMAQFGVERVLVLTDPGVAALGIPQRVAENLKRYGITAEVFDGVHIEPSDAAFERAVEYARAQGPWDGFVAVGGGSAIDTAKAVNLLTSCSGELMDYVNKPIGRAEVPPHQLKPLVAVPTTAGTGAESTAMCVLDVLSMKVKTGISHWRLRPTLAVVDPLLTMSLPPEVTASAGMDIVCHALESYTAKWYGDSGRRKPEERVTYCGSNPVSDLWCERALELIAKSFRRAVHGGAEDVEARTDMMMAATFAGMGFGNSGVHIPHANGYPIAGMVKDYRPAGYPQDEPMVPHGQAVSLTAPEAFRFSFPSAPERHLRAAELLAPRTERLPDPVEQLPQVLVDLMRDIGIPNGIGAVGYGESDVPDLVPGTMKQQRLLSTCPRPVGEEEIERILLRSVNNW